The window GCTCCAGACGCCCCAGAAATAGGGCAGGAACGGCGCGAAGCGGCCCTTCGGCCCGGCCGGGAAGCCATGCGTCCAGCATTGCTCGGCGATCTGCGGCGCGTCGCGCTTGGCGACGGCCCAGGCGCTCGGTGGGTTCATGATCATCGCGCCGCGGCCCGAGATCAGCCATCTGTTGTTGGAGGCATCGTCCCATGACGGGGCGTCCGTGGGCAGCACCGCGATCAGCTTCTTGTAGAATTCGAGCGCCTGCCGCACCGCGTCGGTCTTGACCGTGACGTCGCCCTTGGCATTGACGAGCTCGGCGCCGAATGACTGGAAGATCGCCCCCGCCGTGTCGACGCTGTCGGTGGTCTCGCCGAGACCGATGCCGAAGGGGAAGCCGGCCTTGTGGCAGGCTTCCGCTGCCTTCAGGAACGTCTCCAGCGTCCAATTGTCGGCTTTCGGCGGGCTGCCGGCCGGATACATCTCCTGCACGTCGATGCCGGCGTATTTCTTCATGAGGTCGATGCGGGAGCAGGGGCCCTTGATCTGGCTTCCTGGCGTGGCGGGCACGGCGAGCCATTTGCCGCCCGACTGTCCCAGATATTTGACGGTGCCGTTGACCTCGCCATTCTGCTTGATGAGCGGTTCCATGACGTCGTTGAGCGGCTCGAGATTCTCCGAATAGGCGTGCGGCCACCAGCTCGGCATCTGCAGAATGTCATGACCGGACTTCGCTTGCGCTTCGGCGGCTGCGGTCAATTCGATCTTCTTGTTGTTGCTGGTGATGTAGTCGATCGAAACTTCGACCTTCTCCTTGGCCGCCCATTCTTTCACGAGCGCGGTGGAGGCGTCGTTGGCGTTGGGCACCCAGTGGTCCCAGAAGCCGATCGAGAGTTTGCCGGCGGCGTAAGCGCCTCGGACATAAGGCGCCGCGATCAGCGCCGTGGAGGACATCGCAGTGGCAGCTACAAATTGGCGTCGCGTCAGTGTCTTGCGTGACATCTCGTTTCCTCGCCTTGGTGTGTTTTATTATTCTGTCGTTTCCTGTGACTTTCCTGAGTTTGTTTTTGATCTTGTCGTTGGGCGTTTCTTGTTGGCGCCATCGTCGCGGGCGGCAAATCACGCGCGGACGCGGCAAATTGGTAGCGCGATCAGATCATGATTGATTGCGTCTGTCGAGAAAGCCGAACGCCTCGCTTTCTAGAACTAACGTTGTGTACGGAAGGGGCCGCGGCCTGCGTGGCCCGGTGAGCTGCTGCCGCTCTTATTGCGACGCACACGTCGAGCGAAGCGGGCCGCGAGATGATCCATGCGCAATTACGCCGCAGTTCCGAATGAGCCTGCATAACCACCTCGCCAAAAGGTTTTTCGAACGGGACAGCGATTGTCCGCACCTAGACCTCGGTGCGGCGAAAACGATAGAGTTGCAACCGGCAGCAGGCCTGCCGTTCTCAAGTCTAAAGGCAAGCAGATCGAGATGGAGACCAAAATGATCACCCCGGCGCCGCCTGCGCGGCTTGGCCTGCGACGATGGTTCGCGCGCGGGTCCGTGCTGACGTTGCTGGTTGGCGCGGCCGCAGTTGCGAATGCACAAGGTTTGGTCAAGGGCGTTCAGGACGGTGCTGCGGCCGGTAACAAGGCAGCCGGTCCTGTCGGTGGCGTTCTCGGCGGCGCCATTGGTGGCGTGGTCGGCGTCTTCACCGGTGTTCTCGGCGTCGGGAACAACAATGGCCAGGTGCCGACCGCCAAGGACGCGAATAAGGACGCATCCAAGGATGCGAGCAAGGACGCCAAGCAGCCCGGCGCCGGCAAGGACAAGGATGCCAAGGGCACCAAGGAGAATGCCAAGGAGAATACTAAGGCCGGCAAGGGCGCGAAAGCGAGCAAGGAGGCCAAGAACGCTCCGCCGGACATCAAGGACAAGGACGTCACGGTCCTAACCCAGACCGGTGCGCCGCAACTGACCGCCGACCAGATTGTCGCCAACAGCGATTCTTACATCGAGCGGATCAAGACTGAACTGAACCTCACGCCCGATCAGGAGAAGCACTGGTTCGGCTTCTCCAGCGCCATGCACTACTTGGGGCATAACGGCGCGGAACGGCTCAATCTGCGCATGACGCGCGCGAAACGGGATCCGCCGGACGACATCATCGAGCAGATGCGCAACGAGGCGCAATTCCTGACCGACCGCGCCGCCGACCAGCGCAATGTCGCCGATGCCGCCGAACCGTTGTATTCGAGCCTCGACGACAAGCAGAAGGAGCTGTTCATCCAGGAGATGGTTCGCCTCAGCCATGAACGCGGCCTCGACTGATCGAATTTGAATTGGATTGCGCGCGTTTATTGTCCGCCACGAATTCGTGAATCCTTTCCGCAATTGGAGTATGCTTAGCTTCGCAAGGTGGCTGCGAGGGTGATATGGCGGACGGACTCTCCGTTTTCCTGGTCGAAGACGAGGCGTTGATCCGGATGATGATGGCCGACATGGTGGTCGAGCTCGGTCACCATGTCGTCGCTGAAGCGGACAATGTGCGCGACGCGAGCGCTTATGCGATGACCGCGCACTATGATTTCGCCATTCTCGACATCAATCTGATGGGCGTTTACGTCGACCCCGTCGCCGACCTGATCGAGCGTCGCGGCAAGCCGTTCCTGTTCGCGACGGGTTATGGGCCGGAATTGCTGCCGTCCTTGCTCCGGCGCAGGCCGATCCTGCGCAAGCCGATTGCGCTGGACCAGCTCAAAATCATGATCGACTCGCTGTTTCCGGATTCGGCCGCCAAAGCGCCTCACTGATCAAGGCGCGGGACTGACATTGACATCGTCAACGAAAATGGCCGCCCGAAGGGGCGGCCATTTGGGACAGAAGTTCCGTCAATGTCTCACATCAGGCCGACGCTGATGTCGATGCCGTGCGCCACCAGGCTGAACGAGGCGAGCAAGCCTGCGCAGCAGAAGATGACAATGGCTTTAAAAGAATAGTCAGTCGATCGGGTCTGGATGGCAGCCGGCATTTCGGCGAGCGAAATCATGCTCATGTTCATTCCCCCCTGTGTTGATCCTGAATTGCATCAGGTGAGGGAACTCTTAGAGCAAGAAGTTTGACGCAAGGTTGCGAGGGATCCTTAACGGAATCGCAATCGATCACGGACTCGTCACCGTGCGGCAGGAGGTCCTGCACGCCTTAGTTGCGACCCGCCTTCAGCACTGTGGCGATGGTGTGGGCCGTCATGGCGGCGCGGTCCGAGGCCCGCTGGGCAGCCAACCGGTCCCTGGCCTTCTCCTCGATCAACAGATCGATCAGCGCCATGCGCTTATCGTCATCGTCCGCCTCGGTCAGCAACCGATGATAGCGGTGATAGTCGAAGCCCACATCCTGCTTACGCATGTCACGCCCCTGCACCTACGCCACACACGCCCGAATTGTTTCTCATCGGAAACAAGGGGGCAAGCACGATCCTGCGTGGAACCGCGTGTGCGCTGCAATCAGCTGTGAATTACTGGACCGGACGAGGCGAGGGCGGGCGCGCCTCAATCCGCGTTATGGTCGGCGAACATCTTCAGGCCGGCGAAGCTCGCATCGGGCTTCATGACCAGGCGCGTCGGGATGTTGCGCAAATAGTCCTGGAAGCGTCCCTTGGCCTCGAAGCGGGCGCGGAATGCAGAGGCCGCGAGGAACTCGGGAAAGCGCGGCGCGATCCCGCCGGCAATGTAGACGCCGCCTCTGGCGCCGAAGGTCACCGCGAGATTGCCGGCAACGGAGCCGAGGATGGCGCAAAACATCTCCAGCGTGGCGCGGCTGAGCTCACAGCTGCCATCCAGCGCCGCCTTGGTGATACCTGCCGCATCGCGTTGCGGCACCTGGACGCTATCGACCTCGGCCAGCGCTTCGTAGAGAGACTGCAGGCCGGAGCCGGAGAGGGCGCCGCGCTCGATGGAGACATGGCCGAAGCGCCGGCGCATGGAGGCGATCACGCGCTCCTCGCGTTCGTTCTCCGCCGGCAGGGTGGCGTGGCCGGCCTCCGTGACGACAGCCAGCCGGGCGCCATGGCGCTCGACAAGACAGGAGACGCCGAAACCCGTCCCGGGGCCGACCACGAGCAACGGTTCCCCGGGAAGGCCATCCCGGCCTCCGAGCGGGATCAGGTCGGCCGGCTGCAACGCGGGCAGGGACCAGGCCACCACCTCGAAATCATTGAGCACGTGGACGCTGTCGAAGCCGAGCGCGGGCTGGAGCTCGTTGCCGTCGATGACCCAGGGGCTGTTGGTCATGACGCAGCGGTTGTTGGTGACGGGACCCGCGACGGCCAGGACGGCTCTCGCAGGCGTCTCGCCGCCGCCCCGCTGGAGCACGTCGGTGATGGCTTCGCGGACTGTGGGATAGTCGGCGACCTTGACGTGGTCGATCGTCCCCATCTGGTCGCCATTGCTCAGCGCGAAGCGCGCATTGGTGCCGCCGATGTCGGCGAGCAGAATGTTTCCTTGCTTACTTCCTGTCTTGCCGACACTCATGACCATTCGGCTGCCGTAGCCTTGCAGGCTGCGGGAACCTTTCTCCTCCACTGCTTCGAAACCGATCCGCATGGTGCGGACACCAAAGAATCCGCGCTCGGGCGCATCTAGTCAACACGGACGACGTCAGAGCGTTGCATCCCGGGGAGATCCGCCCGCCATTCGCGCGACATCGTTGCAGCACCGGTGGTTGCGAAGCAGCACGGGAAGATCGACATTGACGAGAGCGGCCGGCGCCAATTGCGCCGGGCGGATCGAATGAGGCCCGCGATGAAGATATCCGACCGCGACGTGCTGCTGGTAATCGACGTGCAGAACGATTTTTGCACCGGCGGGGCGCTCGCCGTTCCCGGCGGCGAAAAGGTCGTGCCAGCCATCAACCGCATCGCCCAAAAATTCACCAACGTGGTGCTGACGCAGGACTGGCATCCAGGCGACCACGTCTCCTTTGCGCCGAACCATGCGGGCCGCCAGCCGTTCCAGACCATCGAGCTCGACTATGGCACCCAGGTGCTTTGGCCGGCGCATTGCGTGCAGGGCACGGCCGGCGCCGAATTCCATCGGGATCTGGATGTCACGCGCGCCAGCCTGGTGGTGCGCAAGGGCTTTCGCCGCGGCATTGATTCCTATTCGGCACTCTTCGAGAACGACCACAGGACGCCGACTGGCCTGCTCGGATATCTCCGCGAACGCGAATTGAAGACGGTCTTCGTCGCGGGCCTCGCGCTCGATTTCTGCGTCCGCTTTTCCGCGGAGGATGCGCGCAGGGCGGGGTTCGAGGTTGCCGTGATCGAGGACGCTTGCCGCGGCATCGACCTCGACGGCTCGGTCGCAGCGACCCATCACAGCTTGAGGGAGCTTGGCATTTCCGTCGTTAGCCTGGAGGCCTTTCTGTGAGGATCACGCGGTGATGGTGATGCAGAAGAGCGGTCAAAGGCCCGGCGAGGCGGGGCGCGCTCCCGACGACCCCATGCTGTGGCCGTTTGCGGCGGCACGACTCGCGATGGATGCCTGCTTCTGGTGGCTGGAGCGCGGCCCGGCGGAGCAGGGCGACGGCGACCTCCCTTACCTCTCTTGGTCCACGCCCGGGACCCTAGCGCTGGAGCTGGCCACCATGCGTCTGCGCGATTGCTCGCGGACGCGATCCGGCCAGCCGGCGCTGGTCTGCGCGCCTTATGCGCTGCATCGGGCCCTGATCGCTGATTTTGCACCCGGCCACAGCGTGGTGCAGTCCCTCCAGAATGGCGGCATCGATCGGATCTATCTCACCGACTGGCGCTCGGCCACGCCTGACATGCGCCATCTCTCGATCGACAGCTATCTCGGCGATCTCAACGTAGCCATCGACGAGATCGGCGCGCCGGTCGATCTCGTCGGACTGTGCCAGGGCGGCTGGCTGTCGCTGCTCTATGCGGCGCGCTTTCCGGCCAAGGTGCGGCGGCTGGTGCTAGCAGGTGCGCCGGTCGACCTGTCGATCGACTCCAGGCTGGCGCAACTCGCCCGCAATGCGCCCGTGATGGTCTACGACCAGCTCGTCGCGCGCGGCGGCGGCAATGTCAGCGGCGAAGAGATGCTGCATGTCTGGTCGAAAGCACCAAGCCGCGACGACATCGCGGCCGCGTTGCAGAGAGACCTCTCTGACGAGGAGGGGGCGGCCCTGCTGGCGCGCTTCGATCGTTGGAACACCGAGACGCTCAACCTGCCGGGCGCCTATTATCTCCAGATCGTCAACTGGATCTTTCGGGAGAACCGGATCGCCTGCGGCAATTTCACGGCGCTAGGCCGCGCGATCGATCTGAAGGACGTCAAGTCGCCCATTTTCCTGCTGGCCGGGCTCGACGACGATGTCGTGCCGGCCGTGCAGGCGCTTGGCACCGCCGGTCTGCTCGGCACGCCGCCGGCCTTCGTCGCGGCAAGCTCCGAGCCCTGCAATCATCTCGGCCTGTTCATGGGCGCGCGGACGCACGCTTATGCCTGGCCCCGGATCGCAGAGTGGCTTCATAGCGATCTGGCGGGTGTATTGGCGCGTCGCGCCTGACGCCGCCAGAGGGGCCGGCGAAGCTGCAAATCCGTTATGCATGACGGCGGATGGCCTGCACGGGGCCATGGCGATGGGCTACATATAGCCTGTGCTGGGGCCGCCCGACGACGGGCCGCTTCGACAAGATTTAAGGATCCTTTGCGCGATGAGCTTTCACTCGATCTACGCCCACGGGTTTGCGCGCGTTGCGGCCTGCGTCACCACCTCCCATGTGGCCGATCCCACGGCCAATGCGAAGGCGGTGATGGCGGCGGCGAAAACCTGTCACGAGCAGTCGGCGGCGGTCGCCGTGTTTCCCGAGCTGTGCCTGTCCGGCTACGCGATTGAAGACCTCGTGAAGCAGGATCCGCTGCTCGACGCCGTCGAGCGCGGGCTCGCCGCCATTGTCGAGGCCTCCGCGGCGCTGATGACCGTACTGATCGTCGGTGCGCCGCTGCGCTTTGGGGCGCGTATTTACAATTGCGCCGTCGTCATTCACCGCGGCAGCATTTTGGGCGTCGCGCCCAAGACCTATCTGCCGACCTATCGCGAATTCTACGAGGGACGCCATTTCGCCTCCGGCGCCGGCATCGCCGGCGAGGCGATTACCATCGGCAAGCTCCACGCGCCGTTCGGGACCGATCTGCTGTTTGCAGCCGAGGACGTCCCAGGCCTCACCATCGGCGTCGAGATCTGCGAGGACATGTGGATCCCGGTGACGCCGGCGTCCGAGCTCGCGCTTGCCGGCGCCAGCGTGCTGATCAATCTGTCGGGCAGCCCGATCACCATCGGCCGGGCGCGCGCCCGCGCGCTGCTGTGCCAGTCGACCTCGGCGCGCTGCCTTGCGGCCTATGTCTATTCCGCC is drawn from Bradyrhizobium diazoefficiens and contains these coding sequences:
- a CDS encoding Spy/CpxP family protein refolding chaperone, whose translation is MITPAPPARLGLRRWFARGSVLTLLVGAAAVANAQGLVKGVQDGAAAGNKAAGPVGGVLGGAIGGVVGVFTGVLGVGNNNGQVPTAKDANKDASKDASKDAKQPGAGKDKDAKGTKENAKENTKAGKGAKASKEAKNAPPDIKDKDVTVLTQTGAPQLTADQIVANSDSYIERIKTELNLTPDQEKHWFGFSSAMHYLGHNGAERLNLRMTRAKRDPPDDIIEQMRNEAQFLTDRAADQRNVADAAEPLYSSLDDKQKELFIQEMVRLSHERGLD
- the pncA gene encoding bifunctional nicotinamidase/pyrazinamidase, producing the protein MRPAMKISDRDVLLVIDVQNDFCTGGALAVPGGEKVVPAINRIAQKFTNVVLTQDWHPGDHVSFAPNHAGRQPFQTIELDYGTQVLWPAHCVQGTAGAEFHRDLDVTRASLVVRKGFRRGIDSYSALFENDHRTPTGLLGYLRERELKTVFVAGLALDFCVRFSAEDARRAGFEVAVIEDACRGIDLDGSVAATHHSLRELGISVVSLEAFL
- a CDS encoding ABC transporter substrate-binding protein, which gives rise to MSRKTLTRRQFVAATAMSSTALIAAPYVRGAYAAGKLSIGFWDHWVPNANDASTALVKEWAAKEKVEVSIDYITSNNKKIELTAAAEAQAKSGHDILQMPSWWPHAYSENLEPLNDVMEPLIKQNGEVNGTVKYLGQSGGKWLAVPATPGSQIKGPCSRIDLMKKYAGIDVQEMYPAGSPPKADNWTLETFLKAAEACHKAGFPFGIGLGETTDSVDTAGAIFQSFGAELVNAKGDVTVKTDAVRQALEFYKKLIAVLPTDAPSWDDASNNRWLISGRGAMIMNPPSAWAVAKRDAPQIAEQCWTHGFPAGPKGRFAPFLPYFWGVWSFGKNKEAAKSLLVHLSSPAAIEKFVAASGGYDLPAYANMTKFKTWAEEGPPKGTLFHYPDPYHQQTLSIAASPAPPKIAQQIYFQATLTKMALRFAQGEKLETALAWAEDECEGFMRT
- a CDS encoding response regulator yields the protein MADGLSVFLVEDEALIRMMMADMVVELGHHVVAEADNVRDASAYAMTAHYDFAILDINLMGVYVDPVADLIERRGKPFLFATGYGPELLPSLLRRRPILRKPIALDQLKIMIDSLFPDSAAKAPH
- a CDS encoding alpha/beta fold hydrolase, producing the protein MQKSGQRPGEAGRAPDDPMLWPFAAARLAMDACFWWLERGPAEQGDGDLPYLSWSTPGTLALELATMRLRDCSRTRSGQPALVCAPYALHRALIADFAPGHSVVQSLQNGGIDRIYLTDWRSATPDMRHLSIDSYLGDLNVAIDEIGAPVDLVGLCQGGWLSLLYAARFPAKVRRLVLAGAPVDLSIDSRLAQLARNAPVMVYDQLVARGGGNVSGEEMLHVWSKAPSRDDIAAALQRDLSDEEGAALLARFDRWNTETLNLPGAYYLQIVNWIFRENRIACGNFTALGRAIDLKDVKSPIFLLAGLDDDVVPAVQALGTAGLLGTPPAFVAASSEPCNHLGLFMGARTHAYAWPRIAEWLHSDLAGVLARRA
- the glk gene encoding glucokinase translates to MSVGKTGSKQGNILLADIGGTNARFALSNGDQMGTIDHVKVADYPTVREAITDVLQRGGGETPARAVLAVAGPVTNNRCVMTNSPWVIDGNELQPALGFDSVHVLNDFEVVAWSLPALQPADLIPLGGRDGLPGEPLLVVGPGTGFGVSCLVERHGARLAVVTEAGHATLPAENEREERVIASMRRRFGHVSIERGALSGSGLQSLYEALAEVDSVQVPQRDAAGITKAALDGSCELSRATLEMFCAILGSVAGNLAVTFGARGGVYIAGGIAPRFPEFLAASAFRARFEAKGRFQDYLRNIPTRLVMKPDASFAGLKMFADHNAD